One segment of Xiphias gladius isolate SHS-SW01 ecotype Sanya breed wild chromosome 1, ASM1685928v1, whole genome shotgun sequence DNA contains the following:
- the madd gene encoding MAP kinase-activating death domain protein isoform X1, whose translation MEKKKMCPRLLDYLVVVGARQPSSDSVAQTPQLLRRYPLEDHHDFPLPPDVVFFCQPEGCLSIRQRRVSLRDDSSFVFTLTDKDSGITRYGICVNFYRSFQRGHHRARGDKSSHTETAAQAAETTSEGSDGSGGGPPSALPPPNNADSAPPPASGEESGKPGAELNAGKSPQHRRSSAKVAPRNRNSTLTSLCILSHYPFFSTFRECLYILKRLVDCCSQRLTQRAGLPRATQRDTMWRVFTGALSVEEKGSQLLADLREIESWVYRLLRSPVPVPGQRRVDVEVLPHELKRPLTFALPDNSRFSMVDFPLHLPLELLGVDACLQVLSCVLLEHKVILQSRDYNALSMSVMAFVAMIYPLEYMFPVIPLLPTCMASAEQLLLAPTPYIIGVPASFFLYKCDFKMPDDVWLVDLDSSKVIAPTNAEMLPPLPEPEAGELKKHLKQCLVRLTVITQKQIFSSEYKALASMSLNTQPILNLEKFQEGQEMPLLPPGRDKASPSSTEFNPLIYGNDVDSVDVATRVAMVRFFNSPNVLQGFQMHTRTLRLFPRPVVAFQSSSFLASRPRRSGFADKLSHTQAVEFYGEWALNPTNLAFQRIHNNVFDPSLIGDKPKWYAHQLQPVVYRVYDGSSQLVEAMAGPLEDEGNESDPTDSGSDSEAYDDSSSSYSSLGDLVSEMIQGDIQGDTPSLDPPTHAALGDASEVEFQDFHDFREGHGSEGPPSGEGPAEPSDGQPLRSSSSTTASSSPSTIIQGVNNEQGEAPEIEASASAALQNPVPGLGSQPFLRPTADAGLVDPANKKQEYDNPYFEPQYGFPSEDDPDAEEQVESYTPRFNQNLNGNKIQRPLRPSSLRLPGESDGEGDSRNSSPNSTISNSSNDGFGGLMSFASNLYKNHGTSFSLSNLALPNKAAREKSTPFPSLKGARAPRALVDQKSSVIKHSPTVKRESPSPQGRVNNTSENQQFLKEVVQSVLDGQGVGWLNMKKVRRLLENEQLRVFVLSKLNRAVQSEEDARQEIIRDVEVSRKVYKGMLDILKCTVSSLEHSYTNAGLGGMASVFSLLEIARTHYQTKDPEKRKRSPTDSAGSPGSKESPSGRMETARPQGLLNIPHLQLPHNTTGKGARHFDTRSLNEENFIASIGPEGAKQQRPQVTDAEEKKSQISADSGLSVTSGSQRSDTESVASLEPPILTRSTSQDSEASTVISNSSGETLGADSDLSSTAGDGLIGRTAPHLTQSRGTLSDSEIETNPATSSVFGKTHTLKPGAKDHVPTMAKGPPPQPMEDISMRIYLCEGLLGRDKSSVWDQLEDAAMETFSLSKERSTLWDQLQFWEDAFLDAVMLEREGMGMDQGPQEMIERYLSLGEHDRKRLEDDEDRLLATLLHNMIAYMLMMKVNKNDIRKKVRRLMGKSHIGLTYSQEINELLDKLAHMNGRELCIRPSGSRHIKKQTFVVHAGTDTTGDIFFMEVCDDCIVLRSNIGTVYERWWYEKLINMTYCPKTKVLCLWRRNGQETQLNKFYTKKCRELYYCVKDSMERAAARQQSIKPGPELGGEFPVQDMKTGEGGLLQVTLEGINLKFMHSQVFIELSHIKKCNTVKGVFVLEEFVPETKEVVIHKYKTPMAHQICYSVLCLFSYMAAVKGKEAEGKAKILSPRPLPS comes from the exons atggagaaaaagaaaatgtgcccTCGCCTTCTCGACTACTTGGTAGTGGTTGGAGCAAG GCAACCAAGTAGTGACAGTGTGGCCCAGACACCTCAGCTCCTCCGCCGCTACCCACTGGAGGACCACCACGACTTCCCACTCCCACCAGATGTGGTGTTTTTCTGCCAACCAGAGGGCTGCCTCAGTATACGCCAGCGTAGGGTTAGCCTTCGTGACGACTCCTCATTTGTTTTCACGCTGACTGACAAGGACTCAGGAATCACCCGCTACGGAATCTGCGTCAACTTCTACCGCTCTTTTCAGCGAGGACATCACCGTGCTCGTGGGGACAAGAGCAgtcacacagagacagcagcaCAGGCAGCGGAGACCACTAGTGAAGGGTCTGATGGCAGCGGTGGAGGCCCACCTTCCGCGTTACCTCCACCCAACAATGCTGACTCAGCACCTCCGCCTGCCTCTGGAGAAGAGAGTGGAAAACCAGGTGCCGAGCTAAATGCTGGCAAATCCCCACAGCACAGACGAAGTTCTGCTAAGGTGGCACCCAGGAACCGCAACAGCACACTGACCTCGCTGTGCATACTCAGCCACTACCCATTTTTCTCTACCTTCAGGGAATGCTTATATATTCTCAAGAGGCTGGTGGACTGCTGCAGTCAGAGGCTAACACAACGTGCTGGGCTCCCTCGTGCAACCCAGAG gGACACCATGTGGCGGGTTTTTACTGGTGCACTGTCAGTAGAAGAGAAAGGCAGCCAGCTGCTGGCCGACCTGCGGGAGATTGAATCGTGGGTGTACCGGTTGCTGCGTTCACCAGTACCAGTGCCTGGTCAGAGACGTGTGGATGTGGAAGTGTTGCCCCATGAACTCAAACGGCCACTCACTTTTGCCCTGCCTGACAACTCCCGCTTCTCCATGGTCGACTTCCCCCTACACCTCCCCTTAGAGCTGCTGGGTGTGGACGCCTGTCTTCAGGTCCTCAGCTGTGTACTTCTAGAGCACAAG gtcATTCTTCAATCCAGAGATTACAATGCTTTGTCTATGAGCGTCATGGCCTTTGTGGCCATGATCTACCCTCTGGAGTACATGTTCCCTGTTATCCCCTTACTGCCAACATGCATGGCCTCAGCTGAACAG CTCCTTCTTGCCCCCACTCCCTACATTATAGGTGTGCCAGCCAGTTTCTTTCTCtacaaatgtgattttaaaatgccaGACGATGTGTGGCTTGTGGACCTTGACAGCAGCAAG GTTATAGCACCCACCAATGCAGAGATGCTACCACCTCTTCCAGAGCCCGAAGCAGGCGAGCTTAAGAAACATCTGAAACAG TGTCTGGTTAGGTTGACCGTGATCACCCAAAAGCAGATCTTCTCCTCTGAATATAAG GCCTTGGCCAGTATGAGTTTGAACACCCAACCCATTCTGAACCTGGAGAAGTTCCAGGAAGGTCAGGAGATGCCCCTGCTCCCACCTGGACGAGATAAAGCTTCACCATCCTCCACAGAGTTCAACCCTCTAATATACGGCAATGACGTTGATTCTGTTGATGTAGCCACCAG GGTGGCCATGGTACGGTTCTTCAACTCCCCAAATGTTCTTCAGGGGTTCCAGATGCACACTCGCACATTGCGCCTCTTTCCCCGACCAGTGGTGGCTTTTCAGTCGTCGTCTTTTCTTGCATCTCGGCCACGGCGCTCTGGCTTTGCAGATAAACTTTCTCACACCCAGGCAGTGGAGTTCTATGGGGAGTGGGCTCTTAATCCCACCAACCTCGCCTTTCAGAGGATACATAACA ATGTGTTTGACCCCTCCTTAATCGGAGACAAGCCCAAGTGGTATGCTCACCAGCTACAGCCAGTGGTTTACCGAGTGTATGATGGAAGCTCCCAGCTGGTTGAAGCTATGGCTGGTCCCTTGGAGGATGAGGGCAACGAATCTGATCCCACAGACAG tggTAGTGACAGTGAGGCATACGATGACTCCAGCTCATCCTATTCCTCCCTTGGAGACCTTGTGAGTGAGATGATCCAAGGTGACATCCAGGGAGACACACCAA GCTTGGACCCCCCTACCCATGCGGCACTGGGAGATGCCAGTGAGGTTGAGTTTCAAGACTTCCATGACTTCAGGGAAGGTCATGGCTCGGAGGGTCCACCTAGTGGGGAGGGACCTGCCGAACCCTCTGATGGACAACCGCTTCGCTCAAGCTCCAGCACGACTGCAAGCTCAAGTCCCAGCACAATCATCCAGGGAGTCAACAAT gagCAGGGGGAAGCACCTGAAATTGAAGCATCAGCAAGTGCTGCTTTACAGAACCCTGTCCCCGGATTGGGCAGTCAGCCATTCCTCAGGCCTACAGCTGACGCTGGCCTGGTGGACCCAGCCAACAAAAAGCAAGAGTATGACAACCCATACTTTGAGCCCCAGTATGGCTTCCCCTCAGAGGATGACCCTGATGCAGAAGAGCAAGTGGAGTCATACACCCCTCGATTCAACCAGAACCTCAATGGCAACAA GATACAGCGTCCTTTACGGCCCAGTAGCCTGAGGCTCCCAGGAGAGTCTGATGGGGAGGGAGACTCCCGCAACAGCTCGCCAAACTCCACCATttcaaacagcagcaatgatGGATTTGGAGGACTTATGTCTTTTGCCA GCAATCTTTACAAGAACCACGGCACTAGTTTCAGTCTGTCCAATCTTGCCCTTCCCAACAAGGCAGCAAGGGAGAAATCAACGCCTTTCCCCAGCCTGAAAG GCGCACGTGCACCACGAGCACTTGTGGACCAGAAGTCTTCAGTAATCAAGCACAGTCCAACAGTGAAGAGAGAATCTCCCTCTCCTCAGGGTCGAGTCAACAACACAAG TGAGAACCAGCAGTTCTTGAAGGAAGTGGTGCAGAGTGTTCTTGATGGTCAGGGAGTGGGCTGGCTCAACATGAAAAAAGTGCGCCGTCTGTTGGAGAACGAGCAGCTTCGTGTCTTTGTGCTGAGCAAGCTGAACAGAGCCGTCCAGTCAGAGGAAGATGCCAGACAGGAGATCATACGTGATGTG GAGGTGAGCAGAAAGGTGTACAAAGGCATGTTGGACATCTTGAAATGCACAGTTTCCAGTCTGGAGCACTCTTACACTAATGCAGGCCTCGGAGGAATGGCCAGTGTCTTCAGCTTATTGGAAATAGCACGCACACATTATCAAACCAAAG ACCCAGAAAAACGCAAGCGAAGCCCCACAGACAGTGCTGGCAGCCCAGGGAGTAAAGAGAGTCCTTCTGGTCGTATGGAGACTGCCAGACCTCAGGGCCTTCTGAATATTCCGCACCTGCAGCTGCCGCACAACACAACGGGCAAAGGAGCCCGCCATTTTGATACCCGGAGTCTGAATGAGGAGAACTTTATTGCCTCGATTG GGCCCGAAGGAGCAAAGCAGCAGCGCCCCCAGGTGACGGatgcagaggagaagaaatcaCAGATCAGTGCTGACAGTGGCCTCAGTGTCACATCTGGATCTCAG AGGAGCGACACAGAGTCTGTAGCGAGCTTGGAGCCACCAATCCTGACAAGAAGCACCAGCCAGGACTCAGAGGCCAGCACAGTG ATCAGCAATAGCTCTGGAGAGACTCTTGGAGCTGACAGTGACCTGAGCAGCACAGCGGGAGACGGCCTCATTGGGAGAACTGCTCCGCATTTAACTCAGTCCAGAGGGACTCTTTCTGACAGTGAGATTGAAACCAATCCAGCCACCAGCTCAGTGTTT GGAAAGACCCATACTCTGAAACCAGGCGCAAAAGATCACGTACCCACTATGGCAAAGGGGCCGCCTCCGCAGCCCATGGAAGACATCAGTATGAGGATTTACCTTTGTGAAGGCTTGTTGG GCCGTGATAAGAGCTCCGTTTGGGATCAACTAGAGGATGCTGCCATGGAAACCTTTTCTCTAA GTAAGGAGCGCTCCACACTGTGGGACCAGCTGCAGTTCTGGGAGGACGCCTTCTTAGACGCTGTGATGCTGGAGCGTGAGGGCATGGGGATGGACCAGGGACCCCAGGAGATGATCGAAAG ATACCTGTCACTAGGAGAACATGACCGAAAGCGTCTGGAGGATGACGAAGACAGACTTCTGGCCACCCTGCTGCACAATATGATTGCATACATGCTAATGATGAAA GTGAACAAAAATGACATCAGGAAGAAAGTGAGGCGTTTGATGGGGAAGTCCCACATTGGCCTCACATACAGCCAAGAGATCAATGAGCTACTGGACAAACTGGCTCACATG AATGGCCGTGAGCTGTGCATCAGGCCCAGTGGAAGCCGTCACATCAAGAAACAAACATTCGTTGTTCATGCTGGCACTGATACCACAGGAGACATCTTTTTCATGGAG GTTTGTGACGACTGCATAGTCCTGCGCAGCAACATCGGCACAGTTTATGAACGCTGGTGGTACGAGAAGCTCATCAACATGACTTACTGCCCCAAGACCAAGGTGCTGTGTCTCTGGAGACGCAACGGCCAAGAGACACAGCTCAACAAGTTCTATACCAAAAAG TGTCGTGAACTCTACTACTGTGTTAAAGACAGCATGGAAAGAGCTGCAGCAAGACAGCAGAGCATTAAACCAG GGCCAGAGCTGGGCGGAGAGTTTCCCGTCCAGGACATGAAAACGGGCGAAGGTGGACTGCTGCAGGTCACGCTGGAAGGAATCAACCTTAAATTCATGCACAGCCAG gttttcatAGAGCTGAGTCACATTAAAAAGTGCAATACAGTGAAGGGAGTCTTTGTCCTGGAGGAATTTG TTCCTGAAACTAAAGAAGTGGTGATCCACAAGTACAAGACCCCCATG gcacatcAGATCTGTTACTCGGTCCTCTGCCTTTTCTCCTACATGGCGGCAGTGAAGGGGAAGGAGGCGGAAGGAAAAGCCAAGATTCTGTCGCCGAGACCCCTTCCCAGctag
- the madd gene encoding MAP kinase-activating death domain protein isoform X10, producing MEKKKMCPRLLDYLVVVGARQPSSDSVAQTPQLLRRYPLEDHHDFPLPPDVVFFCQPEGCLSIRQRRVSLRDDSSFVFTLTDKDSGITRYGICVNFYRSFQRGHHRARGDKSSHTETAAQAAETTSEGSDGSGGGPPSALPPPNNADSAPPPASGEESGKPGAELNAGKSPQHRRSSAKVAPRNRNSTLTSLCILSHYPFFSTFRECLYILKRLVDCCSQRLTQRAGLPRATQRDTMWRVFTGALSVEEKGSQLLADLREIESWVYRLLRSPVPVPGQRRVDVEVLPHELKRPLTFALPDNSRFSMVDFPLHLPLELLGVDACLQVLSCVLLEHKVILQSRDYNALSMSVMAFVAMIYPLEYMFPVIPLLPTCMASAEQLLLAPTPYIIGVPASFFLYKCDFKMPDDVWLVDLDSSKVIAPTNAEMLPPLPEPEAGELKKHLKQCLVRLTVITQKQIFSSEYKALASMSLNTQPILNLEKFQEGQEMPLLPPGRDKASPSSTEFNPLIYGNDVDSVDVATRVAMVRFFNSPNVLQGFQMHTRTLRLFPRPVVAFQSSSFLASRPRRSGFADKLSHTQAVEFYGEWALNPTNLAFQRIHNNVFDPSLIGDKPKWYAHQLQPVVYRVYDGSSQLVEAMAGPLEDEGNESDPTDSGSDSEAYDDSSSSYSSLGDLVSEMIQGDIQGDTPSLDPPTHAALGDASEVEFQDFHDFREGHGSEGPPSGEGPAEPSDGQPLRSSSSTTASSSPSTIIQGVNNEQGEAPEIEASASAALQNPVPGLGSQPFLRPTADAGLVDPANKKQEYDNPYFEPQYGFPSEDDPDAEEQVESYTPRFNQNLNGNKIQRPLRPSSLRLPGESDGEGDSRNSSPNSTISNSSNDGFGGLMSFASNLYKNHGTSFSLSNLALPNKAAREKSTPFPSLKGARAPRALVDQKSSVIKHSPTVKRESPSPQGRVNNTSENQQFLKEVVQSVLDGQGVGWLNMKKVRRLLENEQLRVFVLSKLNRAVQSEEDARQEIIRDVEVSRKVYKGMLDILKCTVSSLEHSYTNAGLGGMASVFSLLEIARTHYQTKDPEKRKRSPTDSAGSPGSKESPSGRMETARPQGLLNIPHLQLPHNTTGKGARHFDTRSLNEENFIASIGPEGAKQQRPQVTDAEEKKSQISADSGLSVTSGSQRSDTESVASLEPPILTRSTSQDSEASTVISNSSGETLGADSDLSSTAGDGLIGRTAPHLTQSRGTLSDSEIETNPATSSVFGKTHTLKPGAKDHVPTMAKGPPPQPMEDISMRIYLCEGLLGRDKSSVWDQLEDAAMETFSLSKERSTLWDQLQFWEDAFLDAVMLEREGMGMDQGPQEMIERYLSLGEHDRKRLEDDEDRLLATLLHNMIAYMLMMKVNKNDIRKKVRRLMGKSHIGLTYSQEINELLDKLAHMNGRELCIRPSGSRHIKKQTFVVHAGTDTTGDIFFMEVCDDCIVLRSNIGTVYERWWYEKLINMTYCPKTKVLCLWRRNGQETQLNKFYTKKCRELYYCVKDSMERAAARQQSIKPGPELGGEFPVQDMKTGEGGLLQVTLEGINLKFMHSQFLKLKKW from the exons atggagaaaaagaaaatgtgcccTCGCCTTCTCGACTACTTGGTAGTGGTTGGAGCAAG GCAACCAAGTAGTGACAGTGTGGCCCAGACACCTCAGCTCCTCCGCCGCTACCCACTGGAGGACCACCACGACTTCCCACTCCCACCAGATGTGGTGTTTTTCTGCCAACCAGAGGGCTGCCTCAGTATACGCCAGCGTAGGGTTAGCCTTCGTGACGACTCCTCATTTGTTTTCACGCTGACTGACAAGGACTCAGGAATCACCCGCTACGGAATCTGCGTCAACTTCTACCGCTCTTTTCAGCGAGGACATCACCGTGCTCGTGGGGACAAGAGCAgtcacacagagacagcagcaCAGGCAGCGGAGACCACTAGTGAAGGGTCTGATGGCAGCGGTGGAGGCCCACCTTCCGCGTTACCTCCACCCAACAATGCTGACTCAGCACCTCCGCCTGCCTCTGGAGAAGAGAGTGGAAAACCAGGTGCCGAGCTAAATGCTGGCAAATCCCCACAGCACAGACGAAGTTCTGCTAAGGTGGCACCCAGGAACCGCAACAGCACACTGACCTCGCTGTGCATACTCAGCCACTACCCATTTTTCTCTACCTTCAGGGAATGCTTATATATTCTCAAGAGGCTGGTGGACTGCTGCAGTCAGAGGCTAACACAACGTGCTGGGCTCCCTCGTGCAACCCAGAG gGACACCATGTGGCGGGTTTTTACTGGTGCACTGTCAGTAGAAGAGAAAGGCAGCCAGCTGCTGGCCGACCTGCGGGAGATTGAATCGTGGGTGTACCGGTTGCTGCGTTCACCAGTACCAGTGCCTGGTCAGAGACGTGTGGATGTGGAAGTGTTGCCCCATGAACTCAAACGGCCACTCACTTTTGCCCTGCCTGACAACTCCCGCTTCTCCATGGTCGACTTCCCCCTACACCTCCCCTTAGAGCTGCTGGGTGTGGACGCCTGTCTTCAGGTCCTCAGCTGTGTACTTCTAGAGCACAAG gtcATTCTTCAATCCAGAGATTACAATGCTTTGTCTATGAGCGTCATGGCCTTTGTGGCCATGATCTACCCTCTGGAGTACATGTTCCCTGTTATCCCCTTACTGCCAACATGCATGGCCTCAGCTGAACAG CTCCTTCTTGCCCCCACTCCCTACATTATAGGTGTGCCAGCCAGTTTCTTTCTCtacaaatgtgattttaaaatgccaGACGATGTGTGGCTTGTGGACCTTGACAGCAGCAAG GTTATAGCACCCACCAATGCAGAGATGCTACCACCTCTTCCAGAGCCCGAAGCAGGCGAGCTTAAGAAACATCTGAAACAG TGTCTGGTTAGGTTGACCGTGATCACCCAAAAGCAGATCTTCTCCTCTGAATATAAG GCCTTGGCCAGTATGAGTTTGAACACCCAACCCATTCTGAACCTGGAGAAGTTCCAGGAAGGTCAGGAGATGCCCCTGCTCCCACCTGGACGAGATAAAGCTTCACCATCCTCCACAGAGTTCAACCCTCTAATATACGGCAATGACGTTGATTCTGTTGATGTAGCCACCAG GGTGGCCATGGTACGGTTCTTCAACTCCCCAAATGTTCTTCAGGGGTTCCAGATGCACACTCGCACATTGCGCCTCTTTCCCCGACCAGTGGTGGCTTTTCAGTCGTCGTCTTTTCTTGCATCTCGGCCACGGCGCTCTGGCTTTGCAGATAAACTTTCTCACACCCAGGCAGTGGAGTTCTATGGGGAGTGGGCTCTTAATCCCACCAACCTCGCCTTTCAGAGGATACATAACA ATGTGTTTGACCCCTCCTTAATCGGAGACAAGCCCAAGTGGTATGCTCACCAGCTACAGCCAGTGGTTTACCGAGTGTATGATGGAAGCTCCCAGCTGGTTGAAGCTATGGCTGGTCCCTTGGAGGATGAGGGCAACGAATCTGATCCCACAGACAG tggTAGTGACAGTGAGGCATACGATGACTCCAGCTCATCCTATTCCTCCCTTGGAGACCTTGTGAGTGAGATGATCCAAGGTGACATCCAGGGAGACACACCAA GCTTGGACCCCCCTACCCATGCGGCACTGGGAGATGCCAGTGAGGTTGAGTTTCAAGACTTCCATGACTTCAGGGAAGGTCATGGCTCGGAGGGTCCACCTAGTGGGGAGGGACCTGCCGAACCCTCTGATGGACAACCGCTTCGCTCAAGCTCCAGCACGACTGCAAGCTCAAGTCCCAGCACAATCATCCAGGGAGTCAACAAT gagCAGGGGGAAGCACCTGAAATTGAAGCATCAGCAAGTGCTGCTTTACAGAACCCTGTCCCCGGATTGGGCAGTCAGCCATTCCTCAGGCCTACAGCTGACGCTGGCCTGGTGGACCCAGCCAACAAAAAGCAAGAGTATGACAACCCATACTTTGAGCCCCAGTATGGCTTCCCCTCAGAGGATGACCCTGATGCAGAAGAGCAAGTGGAGTCATACACCCCTCGATTCAACCAGAACCTCAATGGCAACAA GATACAGCGTCCTTTACGGCCCAGTAGCCTGAGGCTCCCAGGAGAGTCTGATGGGGAGGGAGACTCCCGCAACAGCTCGCCAAACTCCACCATttcaaacagcagcaatgatGGATTTGGAGGACTTATGTCTTTTGCCA GCAATCTTTACAAGAACCACGGCACTAGTTTCAGTCTGTCCAATCTTGCCCTTCCCAACAAGGCAGCAAGGGAGAAATCAACGCCTTTCCCCAGCCTGAAAG GCGCACGTGCACCACGAGCACTTGTGGACCAGAAGTCTTCAGTAATCAAGCACAGTCCAACAGTGAAGAGAGAATCTCCCTCTCCTCAGGGTCGAGTCAACAACACAAG TGAGAACCAGCAGTTCTTGAAGGAAGTGGTGCAGAGTGTTCTTGATGGTCAGGGAGTGGGCTGGCTCAACATGAAAAAAGTGCGCCGTCTGTTGGAGAACGAGCAGCTTCGTGTCTTTGTGCTGAGCAAGCTGAACAGAGCCGTCCAGTCAGAGGAAGATGCCAGACAGGAGATCATACGTGATGTG GAGGTGAGCAGAAAGGTGTACAAAGGCATGTTGGACATCTTGAAATGCACAGTTTCCAGTCTGGAGCACTCTTACACTAATGCAGGCCTCGGAGGAATGGCCAGTGTCTTCAGCTTATTGGAAATAGCACGCACACATTATCAAACCAAAG ACCCAGAAAAACGCAAGCGAAGCCCCACAGACAGTGCTGGCAGCCCAGGGAGTAAAGAGAGTCCTTCTGGTCGTATGGAGACTGCCAGACCTCAGGGCCTTCTGAATATTCCGCACCTGCAGCTGCCGCACAACACAACGGGCAAAGGAGCCCGCCATTTTGATACCCGGAGTCTGAATGAGGAGAACTTTATTGCCTCGATTG GGCCCGAAGGAGCAAAGCAGCAGCGCCCCCAGGTGACGGatgcagaggagaagaaatcaCAGATCAGTGCTGACAGTGGCCTCAGTGTCACATCTGGATCTCAG AGGAGCGACACAGAGTCTGTAGCGAGCTTGGAGCCACCAATCCTGACAAGAAGCACCAGCCAGGACTCAGAGGCCAGCACAGTG ATCAGCAATAGCTCTGGAGAGACTCTTGGAGCTGACAGTGACCTGAGCAGCACAGCGGGAGACGGCCTCATTGGGAGAACTGCTCCGCATTTAACTCAGTCCAGAGGGACTCTTTCTGACAGTGAGATTGAAACCAATCCAGCCACCAGCTCAGTGTTT GGAAAGACCCATACTCTGAAACCAGGCGCAAAAGATCACGTACCCACTATGGCAAAGGGGCCGCCTCCGCAGCCCATGGAAGACATCAGTATGAGGATTTACCTTTGTGAAGGCTTGTTGG GCCGTGATAAGAGCTCCGTTTGGGATCAACTAGAGGATGCTGCCATGGAAACCTTTTCTCTAA GTAAGGAGCGCTCCACACTGTGGGACCAGCTGCAGTTCTGGGAGGACGCCTTCTTAGACGCTGTGATGCTGGAGCGTGAGGGCATGGGGATGGACCAGGGACCCCAGGAGATGATCGAAAG ATACCTGTCACTAGGAGAACATGACCGAAAGCGTCTGGAGGATGACGAAGACAGACTTCTGGCCACCCTGCTGCACAATATGATTGCATACATGCTAATGATGAAA GTGAACAAAAATGACATCAGGAAGAAAGTGAGGCGTTTGATGGGGAAGTCCCACATTGGCCTCACATACAGCCAAGAGATCAATGAGCTACTGGACAAACTGGCTCACATG AATGGCCGTGAGCTGTGCATCAGGCCCAGTGGAAGCCGTCACATCAAGAAACAAACATTCGTTGTTCATGCTGGCACTGATACCACAGGAGACATCTTTTTCATGGAG GTTTGTGACGACTGCATAGTCCTGCGCAGCAACATCGGCACAGTTTATGAACGCTGGTGGTACGAGAAGCTCATCAACATGACTTACTGCCCCAAGACCAAGGTGCTGTGTCTCTGGAGACGCAACGGCCAAGAGACACAGCTCAACAAGTTCTATACCAAAAAG TGTCGTGAACTCTACTACTGTGTTAAAGACAGCATGGAAAGAGCTGCAGCAAGACAGCAGAGCATTAAACCAG GGCCAGAGCTGGGCGGAGAGTTTCCCGTCCAGGACATGAAAACGGGCGAAGGTGGACTGCTGCAGGTCACGCTGGAAGGAATCAACCTTAAATTCATGCACAGCCAG TTCCTGAAACTAAAGAAGTGGTGA